One Streptomyces sp. CNQ-509 DNA window includes the following coding sequences:
- a CDS encoding LacI family DNA-binding transcriptional regulator — protein MTRRLAEVAKKVGVSEATVSRVLNGKPGVSEATRQAVLSALDVLGYERPTQLRGERARLVGLVLPELQNPIFPALGEVVGGALAQLGLTPVLCTQTKNGVSEAAYVDLLLQQQVSGVVFAGGQYAQSAAPHEHYRRLAERRIPVVLINAAIEDLGFPRVSCDDAVAVEQAWRHLASLGHRRIGMLLGPGDHVPSARKLAAAEELARQTGLELPESRVARAQYSLESGQAAATRMLEDGVTGFVCASDPLALGVIRAVRRRGLDVPGDVSVVGYDDSAFMNCTSPPLTTVRQPIESMGRAAVELLSAQIGGAPVAADELLFEPELVVRGSTGPAR, from the coding sequence ATGACTCGACGACTTGCTGAGGTTGCCAAGAAGGTGGGGGTCTCCGAGGCCACCGTCAGCCGCGTGCTGAACGGAAAGCCCGGGGTGTCGGAGGCGACCCGGCAGGCCGTGCTGTCGGCCCTCGACGTGCTCGGCTACGAACGGCCCACCCAACTGCGCGGCGAGCGCGCCCGGCTGGTCGGCCTGGTCCTGCCCGAGCTGCAGAACCCGATCTTCCCCGCGCTCGGCGAGGTGGTCGGCGGCGCGCTGGCCCAGCTCGGCCTCACCCCGGTGCTCTGCACCCAGACCAAGAACGGCGTCTCCGAGGCCGCGTACGTCGACCTGCTGCTGCAACAGCAGGTCTCCGGCGTGGTGTTCGCCGGCGGCCAGTACGCCCAGTCCGCCGCGCCGCACGAGCACTACCGCAGGCTCGCGGAGCGGCGCATCCCGGTGGTGCTGATCAACGCCGCCATCGAGGACCTGGGCTTCCCCCGCGTCTCCTGCGACGACGCGGTCGCCGTGGAGCAGGCGTGGCGCCACCTGGCGTCGCTCGGGCACCGCCGCATCGGCATGCTGCTGGGCCCCGGGGACCACGTGCCCTCGGCCCGCAAGCTCGCGGCCGCGGAGGAACTGGCGCGGCAGACCGGCCTGGAGCTGCCGGAGTCGCGGGTGGCGCGGGCGCAGTACTCGCTGGAGAGCGGGCAGGCGGCCGCGACGCGGATGCTGGAGGACGGCGTCACGGGCTTCGTCTGCGCCAGCGACCCGCTCGCGCTCGGGGTGATCAGGGCGGTGCGGCGGCGCGGCCTGGACGTGCCGGGGGACGTGTCGGTGGTGGGGTACGACGACTCGGCGTTCATGAACTGCACGTCGCCGCCGCTGACGACGGTGCGGCAGCCGATCGAGTCGATGGGCCGGGCGGCGGTCGAGCTGCTGTCGGCGCAGATCGGCGGCGCCCCGGTGGCGGCCGACGAGCTGCTCTTCGAGCCGGAGTTGGTGGTGCGCGGCTCCACCGGCCCTGCCCGGTGA
- a CDS encoding sucrase ferredoxin gives MSTCATASGELAEPLAGTAAVAATWLLVEQTGPWGKEALTQSHLDPGIGRALEEHAEGTGVRVALIRRPGRHADVRRPASRRVLAAHTAPGGTWIRATDVRDPADLVGLDLAALGRGEHAGFDAALGAGAYRGDPSPRPGRPGQTPGSLPLVFVCTNGRRDRCCALLGRRLAADLHAAGSTETWEITHIGGHRFSPTLLLLPHGYAYGRMTPHAVKEVVESLASGLVVPEGCRGRSTWERQGQAAELAVRRLAGAYGADDLSVVRTEGGGDAEGDGWLVTVAHRDGRAWDVPIAPRAAAVATPASCGAAPVAQTRMAAGPPRLH, from the coding sequence GTGAGTACGTGCGCGACCGCCTCCGGAGAGCTGGCCGAACCGCTCGCCGGGACCGCGGCCGTCGCCGCGACCTGGCTCCTGGTCGAGCAGACCGGCCCGTGGGGGAAAGAGGCGCTGACCCAGAGCCATCTCGACCCCGGGATCGGCCGCGCGCTGGAGGAGCACGCCGAGGGCACCGGCGTGCGCGTCGCGCTCATCCGCCGGCCCGGCAGGCACGCCGACGTCCGCCGCCCGGCAAGCCGCCGCGTCCTCGCCGCCCACACCGCCCCCGGCGGCACCTGGATCCGGGCCACCGACGTCCGCGACCCCGCGGACCTCGTCGGCCTCGACCTCGCCGCACTCGGCCGCGGCGAGCACGCCGGGTTCGACGCCGCGCTCGGCGCCGGGGCGTACCGCGGCGATCCGTCCCCCAGGCCCGGGAGGCCCGGGCAGACCCCAGGATCGCTGCCGCTCGTCTTCGTCTGCACCAACGGCAGGCGCGACCGCTGCTGCGCGCTCCTCGGCCGCCGCCTCGCCGCCGATCTGCACGCCGCGGGGTCCACCGAGACCTGGGAGATCACCCACATCGGCGGCCACCGCTTCTCGCCCACGCTGCTCCTGCTGCCGCACGGCTACGCCTACGGCCGCATGACCCCGCACGCCGTCAAGGAGGTCGTCGAGTCGCTGGCCTCGGGGCTGGTCGTGCCCGAGGGCTGCCGCGGGCGCTCGACGTGGGAGCGGCAGGGCCAGGCGGCGGAGCTGGCGGTGCGGCGGCTGGCGGGCGCGTACGGGGCGGACGACCTGAGCGTCGTACGTACCGAAGGCGGCGGTGACGCCGAAGGCGACGGCTGGCTGGTGACCGTGGCGCACCGCGACGGGCGGGCCTGGGACGTGCCCATCGCCCCGCGCGCCGCCGCGGTGGCCACCCCGGCGAGCTGCGGTGCGGCCCCGGTGGCGCAGACGCGGATGGCCGCGGGGCCGCCGCGACTCCACTGA
- a CDS encoding sensor histidine kinase: MGAPSTARRGEPRGSGRRLGWPRRVSSQILLMQLALATGVTILAAALFLAPYSDELDRQVMRRAMAIAQSTAVDPGLAEALLTTPADPDGPVQRRAERIRRATGAEYVVVLDTRGVRWSHTLPERVGHRVSTDPSAALAGEEWMGIDTGTMGRTARGKVPLYDREGRIVGAVSVGIPYEGVRDRVIAAVPGVLAYAGGALAVGALVAFAHSRRLQRRTRDLAFSDIAALLDEREAMLHGIREGVVALDGAGRLRLVNDEAARLLGIDPEHTGRPLDDVLRPGRTADVLAGRVAGSDLLTVSDGRVLVANRMPTADGGAVATLRDRTELEQLGRELDSTRGLIDALRAQDHEHANHLHTLLGLLELGMTEEATEYIAEAAGGRRATAEQVTGRIRDPLLAALLVGKATVAAERGVPLVLTGELPDRAVDPRGLVTIVGNLVDNALDAAVGSPVPLVEVDLRADGETVRLRVADSGPGIPAERRELVFADGWTTKEPPAHGKRGLGLALVRRLAERHGGHAEVGERPGGGAEFTVVLPEALAPAPGRVPGSRLPVP; encoded by the coding sequence ATGGGCGCCCCATCGACCGCACGCCGCGGCGAGCCCCGCGGCTCCGGCCGGCGGCTCGGCTGGCCGCGCCGCGTCTCCTCGCAGATCCTGCTCATGCAGCTCGCCCTGGCCACGGGGGTGACGATCCTCGCCGCGGCGCTGTTCCTCGCGCCGTACAGCGACGAGCTGGACCGGCAGGTGATGCGCCGCGCCATGGCCATCGCGCAGAGCACCGCCGTCGACCCCGGCCTCGCCGAGGCCCTGCTCACCACCCCCGCGGACCCGGACGGCCCCGTGCAGCGCCGCGCCGAGCGGATCCGCAGGGCCACCGGCGCCGAGTACGTCGTCGTGCTGGACACCCGCGGCGTGCGCTGGTCGCACACCCTGCCCGAGCGCGTCGGCCACCGCGTCTCCACCGACCCCTCCGCCGCGCTCGCCGGTGAGGAGTGGATGGGCATCGACACCGGCACCATGGGGCGCACCGCCCGCGGCAAGGTGCCGCTCTATGACCGCGAGGGGCGGATCGTCGGGGCGGTCTCGGTCGGCATCCCGTACGAGGGCGTCCGCGACCGGGTGATCGCGGCGGTGCCCGGCGTGCTGGCGTACGCGGGGGGCGCGCTGGCCGTCGGCGCGCTGGTCGCCTTCGCGCACTCCCGCCGGCTCCAGCGCCGCACCCGCGACCTCGCGTTCTCCGACATAGCCGCGCTCCTCGACGAGCGCGAGGCGATGCTCCACGGCATCCGCGAGGGCGTCGTCGCGCTCGACGGCGCCGGCCGGCTGCGGCTGGTCAACGACGAGGCCGCCCGGCTCCTCGGCATCGACCCCGAGCACACCGGCCGGCCCCTCGACGACGTGCTGCGCCCGGGCCGTACCGCCGACGTGCTCGCCGGCCGGGTCGCCGGTTCCGACCTGCTGACGGTGAGCGACGGCCGGGTGCTCGTCGCCAACCGCATGCCCACCGCCGACGGCGGCGCCGTCGCCACCCTGCGCGACCGCACGGAACTGGAGCAACTCGGCCGCGAACTCGACTCCACTCGCGGCCTCATCGACGCCCTGCGCGCCCAGGACCACGAGCACGCCAACCACCTGCACACCCTCCTCGGGCTGCTGGAACTGGGCATGACCGAGGAGGCCACCGAGTACATCGCCGAGGCCGCCGGCGGCCGCCGCGCCACCGCCGAGCAGGTCACCGGCCGGATCCGCGACCCGCTGCTGGCCGCGCTGCTCGTCGGCAAGGCGACCGTCGCCGCGGAGCGGGGCGTGCCGCTGGTGCTGACGGGGGAACTGCCGGACCGGGCCGTGGACCCGCGCGGTCTGGTCACGATCGTCGGCAACCTGGTCGACAACGCCCTGGACGCGGCGGTGGGTTCACCGGTCCCGCTGGTCGAGGTCGACCTGCGGGCGGACGGCGAGACGGTACGGCTGCGGGTCGCCGACTCCGGGCCCGGGATACCGGCGGAGCGGCGCGAGCTGGTCTTCGCCGACGGCTGGACGACGAAGGAGCCGCCCGCGCACGGCAAGCGGGGCCTCGGGCTCGCGCTGGTGCGGCGGCTCGCGGAGCGGCACGGCGGGCACGCGGAGGTCGGCGAGCGGCCGGGCGGGGGCGCGGAGTTCACCGTCGTGCTCCCCGAGGCGCTGGCGCCGGCGCCCGGGCGCGTTCCCGGCAGCCGGCTGCCGGTCCCGTAG
- a CDS encoding cation acetate symporter: MTGEHQKLALLLFCAFVALTLALALWAGRRHSSPEEFYAGGRLFTPMENGFAISGDYMSAASFLGISGLIALYGYDGVLYSVGFLVAWLVVLLLVAELVRNCGRFTLADVVASRLRRPRVRFAVGISSVTVSVLYLVAQMVGAGSLVALLAGDHTGAGARTAAVAGVGALMVTYVVLGGMRATTWIQIVKAVLLLAGALTLTVLVLLRFHGDPGALLEAAAGRSGHGSDFLAPGLAYGGGLADRLDFLSLGLALVLGTAGLPHILARFSTVPTATSARRSVVWSIGLIGGFYLMTIVLGFGAAALVGGDTVRADDPSGNTAVPLLALDLGGGAASTGGTVLFAVVAAVAFATILAVVAGITLASSASVAHDLYATVRRSRARRRAGRTPEGADGASAGAGEVAAARVAAAVVGALAIGLGLLARDLNVAFLVGLAFAVAASANLPVLLYALFWRRFTARGALWAVYGGLGPAVLLVVFSPVVSGSPDTLFPGVDFHVFPLQNPGLVSVPLGFFAGWLGTVTSAEPADPVRHAKTEVRALTGAGAA; the protein is encoded by the coding sequence GTGACCGGGGAGCACCAGAAGCTCGCGCTGCTGCTGTTCTGCGCGTTCGTGGCGCTGACGCTGGCCCTCGCGCTGTGGGCGGGCCGGCGGCACAGCTCACCGGAGGAGTTCTACGCCGGCGGCCGGCTCTTCACCCCCATGGAGAACGGTTTCGCCATCTCCGGGGACTACATGTCCGCCGCCTCCTTCCTCGGCATCTCCGGCCTCATCGCGCTCTACGGCTACGACGGCGTGCTGTACTCCGTCGGCTTCCTCGTCGCCTGGCTCGTCGTACTGCTGCTCGTCGCGGAACTCGTCCGCAACTGCGGCCGGTTCACCCTCGCCGACGTCGTCGCCTCCCGGCTGCGCCGGCCGCGGGTGCGGTTCGCCGTGGGCATCTCGTCGGTCACGGTCTCGGTGCTCTACCTCGTCGCGCAGATGGTCGGCGCGGGCAGCCTGGTGGCGCTGCTGGCGGGCGACCACACCGGCGCCGGCGCGCGCACCGCGGCGGTGGCAGGCGTCGGCGCGCTGATGGTCACGTACGTCGTGCTCGGCGGGATGCGCGCGACGACCTGGATCCAGATCGTCAAGGCCGTGCTGCTGCTGGCGGGGGCGCTCACCCTCACCGTGCTGGTGCTGCTGCGCTTCCACGGCGACCCCGGTGCGCTGCTGGAGGCCGCGGCCGGGCGCAGCGGCCACGGCTCCGACTTCCTCGCCCCGGGGCTGGCGTACGGCGGCGGGCTCGCCGACCGGCTGGACTTCCTCAGCCTCGGCCTCGCGCTGGTCCTCGGCACCGCGGGGCTGCCGCACATCCTGGCCCGCTTCTCCACCGTGCCGACGGCCACCTCCGCGCGCCGCTCGGTCGTCTGGTCGATCGGGCTGATCGGTGGCTTCTACCTGATGACGATCGTGCTCGGCTTCGGCGCCGCCGCGCTGGTGGGCGGCGACACGGTGCGCGCGGACGACCCGTCGGGCAACACGGCGGTGCCGCTGCTGGCGCTCGACCTCGGCGGCGGCGCGGCGTCCACCGGCGGCACCGTTCTCTTCGCGGTGGTGGCGGCGGTGGCGTTCGCGACGATCCTGGCGGTGGTCGCGGGGATCACGCTGGCGTCGTCGGCGTCGGTGGCGCACGACCTGTACGCGACGGTGCGCCGCTCCCGCGCGCGGCGCCGCGCGGGCCGTACGCCGGAGGGCGCGGACGGCGCGTCCGCCGGCGCCGGCGAGGTGGCCGCGGCACGGGTGGCGGCGGCGGTCGTCGGGGCGCTCGCCATCGGCCTCGGGCTGCTGGCCCGGGACCTCAACGTGGCGTTCCTGGTGGGACTCGCGTTCGCGGTGGCCGCCTCGGCGAACCTGCCGGTGCTGCTCTACGCGCTCTTCTGGCGCCGGTTCACCGCGCGCGGCGCGCTGTGGGCGGTGTACGGCGGGCTCGGCCCGGCGGTGCTGCTCGTGGTCTTCTCGCCGGTGGTCTCGGGCAGTCCTGACACCCTCTTCCCGGGCGTGGACTTCCACGTCTTCCCGCTGCAGAACCCGGGTCTGGTCTCCGTGCCGCTGGGCTTCTTCGCGGGCTGGCTGGGCACGGTCACGTCCGCGGAGCCCGCCGATCCCGTACGGCACGCGAAGACGGAGGTCCGGGCGCTCACCGGGGCGGGGGCCGCGTAG
- a CDS encoding DUF485 domain-containing protein, which yields MNNPQGPEGAPPAPPHDPWSDRPDWSDRPDVQPWPEAQPWPDASPWPVRTAPTDRREQLYVPASPAPGWGWDGWEPEPAPVPPPPRAAVGAGSGARGGDGEADDAVYLAVHATPEFQRVRSRYRRFVVPAALAFLVWYLSYVVAATAVPELMGRRVAGPLNVALLAGLGQFATTFLLTWAYARHARLRRDPAALDLRWDIAMRTRRPEGGPGPAPAHPEQEPGR from the coding sequence GTGAACAACCCCCAGGGGCCCGAGGGGGCCCCGCCAGCCCCGCCCCACGATCCGTGGTCCGACCGGCCGGACTGGTCCGACCGGCCGGACGTGCAGCCCTGGCCCGAGGCGCAGCCCTGGCCGGACGCGTCGCCGTGGCCCGTCAGGACCGCGCCGACCGACCGGCGGGAGCAGCTCTACGTGCCCGCGTCCCCGGCTCCCGGCTGGGGCTGGGACGGCTGGGAACCGGAGCCCGCCCCCGTCCCGCCGCCTCCCCGGGCCGCGGTGGGCGCCGGCTCCGGCGCGCGGGGCGGCGACGGCGAAGCGGACGACGCCGTGTACCTCGCCGTCCACGCCACCCCCGAGTTCCAGCGCGTACGCAGCCGTTACCGACGCTTCGTCGTGCCGGCCGCGCTCGCGTTCCTCGTCTGGTATCTGTCGTACGTCGTCGCCGCCACTGCCGTCCCCGAGCTGATGGGCCGCCGGGTCGCGGGACCGCTGAACGTCGCGCTGCTCGCCGGACTCGGCCAGTTCGCGACGACGTTCCTGCTCACCTGGGCGTACGCCCGGCACGCCCGGCTGCGCCGCGACCCCGCGGCGCTCGACCTGCGCTGGGACATCGCCATGCGGACCCGCCGCCCGGAGGGCGGCCCGGGCCCCGCCCCCGCGCATCCGGAGCAGGAGCCGGGCCGGTGA
- a CDS encoding threonine/serine dehydratase codes for MRTPTVTDALLARRLVRDVLPPTPLWSYATLDRGPAAALFVKHENTQPTGAFKVRGGLALLASMTAEERARGIVGYSTGNHAQSLAYAAARHGAPCAIVMPERANPGKVRAVTALGAELIQHGATFDEARPYAAQVAAERGARLVSAADEPEIVAGVATAYLELFEQAPDLDTVIVPVGGGSGAAAACLTAAAVAPDCRVVAVQSAASPAAYESWRAGRLAERPNRTRVEGLATGTGFALPQALMRTGLADFLLVDDDAIALAQRSLMRDAHTLAEGAGAAALAALHTHPDAFAGQRVAVVCTGGNAQEEEIARAIA; via the coding sequence ATGAGGACTCCGACCGTCACCGACGCCCTGCTCGCCCGCCGGCTGGTCCGCGACGTGCTGCCGCCCACCCCGCTGTGGTCGTACGCGACGCTGGACCGCGGGCCGGCCGCGGCCCTCTTCGTCAAGCACGAGAACACCCAGCCGACGGGCGCGTTCAAGGTACGCGGCGGCCTCGCCCTGCTCGCCTCGATGACCGCCGAGGAGCGCGCCCGCGGCATCGTCGGCTACTCCACCGGCAACCACGCCCAGTCGCTCGCCTACGCCGCCGCCCGGCACGGCGCGCCGTGCGCGATCGTGATGCCGGAGCGCGCCAACCCCGGCAAGGTACGCGCCGTCACCGCCCTCGGCGCGGAGCTGATCCAGCACGGCGCCACGTTCGACGAGGCCCGCCCGTACGCCGCGCAGGTGGCCGCCGAGCGGGGCGCCCGGCTGGTCAGCGCCGCGGACGAGCCGGAGATCGTCGCCGGCGTGGCCACCGCGTACCTGGAGCTGTTCGAGCAGGCGCCGGACCTGGACACGGTGATCGTCCCGGTCGGCGGCGGCAGCGGCGCCGCCGCCGCGTGCCTGACGGCCGCGGCCGTCGCGCCTGACTGCCGGGTGGTGGCGGTGCAGTCGGCGGCCTCCCCGGCGGCGTACGAGTCCTGGCGCGCCGGCCGCCTGGCCGAACGCCCCAACCGCACCCGGGTCGAGGGGCTGGCCACCGGCACCGGCTTCGCCCTGCCGCAGGCGCTGATGCGCACCGGGCTCGCGGACTTCCTCCTCGTGGACGACGACGCGATCGCCCTCGCCCAGCGCAGCCTGATGCGCGACGCGCACACGCTGGCGGAGGGCGCGGGCGCCGCGGCGCTCGCGGCGCTGCACACGCACCCGGACGCCTTCGCCGGGCAGCGCGTCGCGGTCGTGTGTACAGGAGGAAACGCCCAGGAGGAAGAAATCGCCAGGGCTATCGCCTGA
- a CDS encoding DNA topoisomerase (ATP-hydrolyzing) subunit A: MARRRSSAPPPEEFEERILDVDVVDEMQGSFLEYAYSVIYSRALPDARDGLKPVHRRILHQMNEMGLRPERSYVKCARVVGEVMGRLHPHGDSAIYDALVRMAQPFSMRLPLVDGHGNFGSLGNDDPPAAMRYTECRPAPAATLMVESIDEDTVDFAPNYDGSEQEPVALPSAFPNLLVNGASGIAVGMATNMPPHNLGEVIAAARHLIRHPGADLETLMRYVPGPDLPTGGRVVGLDGIRDAYETGRGSFKIRATATVEQVSARRKGIVVTELPFTVGPEKIRAKVKDLIGAKRLQGIADLKDLTDREHGLRLVFEIKNGFHPEAVLEQLYKLTPMEETFGINNVALVDGQPLTLGLKELLEVFLDHRFTVVRRRSEFRRTKRRDRLHLVEGLLVALLDIDEVIRIIRASENAAQAKERLIRHFSLSEIQTQYILDTPLRRLTKFDRLELEAERDRLTAEIEELTRILESDAELRKLVSGELSSVAKKYGSERRTVLLEAGGEPAAAVPLEMSDDPCRVLMSSTGLLARTANGDPFGEPAPAKRVKHDVIVSAVPTTSRAHIGAVTSEGRLLRVSVIDLPVLPETAARPSLAGGAAVSEFLTLADGEKVVCLTTLDESSPGLALGTEQGVVKRVVPDYPANKEELEVVTLKDGDRIVGAAELRTGEEDLVFVTSDAQLLRYPAGQVRPQGRPAGGMAGVKLADGAKVVAFHVVDPAADAAVLTVAGSTGALDGAWVQTAKLTPFDQFPRKGRATGGVRCQRFLKGEDCLTFAWAGPVPARAAGRTGGPVELPEPDPRRDGSGTPLAKQVTAVAGPV; encoded by the coding sequence ATGGCCCGCCGCAGAAGCAGTGCCCCGCCGCCAGAGGAGTTCGAAGAGCGGATCCTCGACGTCGACGTCGTGGACGAGATGCAGGGCTCCTTCCTCGAGTACGCGTACTCGGTCATCTACTCCCGCGCGCTCCCCGACGCCCGCGACGGCCTGAAGCCCGTACACCGCCGCATCCTGCACCAGATGAACGAGATGGGCCTGCGCCCCGAGCGGTCGTACGTGAAGTGCGCGCGCGTCGTCGGCGAGGTGATGGGCCGGCTGCACCCGCACGGCGACTCCGCCATCTACGACGCGCTGGTGCGCATGGCGCAGCCGTTCTCGATGCGGCTGCCGCTCGTCGACGGCCACGGCAACTTCGGCTCCCTCGGCAACGACGATCCGCCCGCGGCGATGCGCTACACCGAGTGCCGCCCCGCGCCCGCCGCGACGCTCATGGTCGAGTCGATCGACGAGGACACCGTCGACTTCGCCCCCAACTACGACGGCAGCGAGCAGGAGCCCGTCGCCCTGCCGTCGGCGTTCCCGAACCTGCTGGTGAACGGCGCCTCGGGGATCGCGGTCGGGATGGCGACCAACATGCCGCCGCACAACCTGGGCGAGGTCATCGCCGCCGCGCGGCACCTCATCCGGCACCCGGGCGCCGACCTGGAGACCCTGATGCGGTACGTGCCGGGGCCCGATCTGCCCACCGGCGGCCGGGTCGTCGGCCTCGACGGCATCCGGGACGCGTACGAGACGGGCCGCGGCAGCTTCAAGATCCGCGCCACCGCGACGGTCGAGCAGGTCTCCGCGCGCCGCAAGGGCATCGTCGTCACCGAGTTGCCCTTCACCGTCGGCCCGGAGAAGATCCGCGCCAAGGTCAAGGACCTCATCGGGGCGAAGCGGCTGCAGGGCATCGCCGACCTGAAGGACCTCACGGACCGCGAGCACGGGCTGCGGCTGGTCTTCGAGATCAAGAACGGCTTCCACCCCGAGGCCGTGCTGGAGCAGTTGTACAAGCTGACGCCGATGGAGGAGACCTTCGGCATCAACAACGTGGCGCTCGTCGACGGCCAGCCGCTCACCCTGGGCCTGAAGGAGCTGCTGGAGGTCTTCCTCGACCACCGCTTCACGGTGGTGCGGCGGCGCAGCGAGTTCCGGCGCACCAAGCGGCGCGACCGGCTGCACCTGGTGGAGGGCCTGCTCGTCGCGCTGCTCGACATCGACGAGGTCATCCGCATCATCCGGGCCAGCGAGAACGCCGCGCAGGCCAAGGAGCGGCTGATCCGCCACTTCTCGCTCTCCGAGATCCAGACGCAGTACATCCTGGACACCCCGCTGCGCCGGCTGACGAAGTTCGACCGGCTGGAACTGGAGGCCGAGCGGGACCGGCTGACGGCGGAGATCGAGGAGCTGACGCGGATCCTGGAGTCGGACGCGGAGCTGCGCAAGCTGGTGTCCGGGGAGCTGTCCTCGGTGGCGAAGAAGTACGGCAGCGAGCGCCGCACGGTGCTGCTGGAGGCCGGCGGGGAGCCGGCCGCGGCGGTGCCGCTGGAGATGTCCGACGACCCGTGCCGGGTGCTGATGTCGTCGACGGGGCTGCTGGCCCGTACCGCCAACGGCGATCCCTTCGGCGAGCCGGCGCCGGCGAAGCGCGTCAAGCACGACGTGATCGTCTCCGCCGTGCCGACGACGTCGCGGGCGCACATCGGGGCGGTCACTTCGGAGGGGCGGCTGCTGCGGGTGTCGGTGATCGACCTGCCGGTGCTGCCGGAGACCGCGGCCCGGCCCAGCCTGGCCGGCGGAGCGGCGGTCTCGGAGTTCCTCACGCTGGCGGACGGCGAGAAGGTCGTCTGCCTCACCACGCTCGACGAGTCCTCGCCCGGCCTGGCGCTGGGTACGGAGCAGGGCGTGGTGAAGCGGGTGGTGCCGGACTACCCGGCGAACAAGGAGGAGTTGGAAGTCGTCACGCTCAAGGACGGCGACCGGATCGTCGGCGCGGCGGAGCTGCGCACGGGCGAGGAGGACCTCGTGTTCGTCACCAGCGACGCGCAGTTGCTGCGCTATCCCGCGGGGCAGGTGCGGCCGCAGGGCCGGCCGGCGGGCGGCATGGCGGGGGTGAAGCTGGCCGACGGCGCCAAGGTCGTCGCGTTCCACGTGGTCGACCCGGCGGCGGACGCTGCGGTGCTGACGGTCGCGGGCTCCACGGGGGCGCTGGACGGCGCGTGGGTGCAGACGGCGAAGCTGACGCCGTTCGACCAGTTCCCGCGGAAGGGGCGTGCGACCGGCGGCGTGCGCTGCCAGCGGTTCCTGAAGGGCGAGGACTGCCTGACGTTCGCCTGGGCGGGGCCGGTGCCGGCACGCGCGGCGGGGCGTACGGGCGGCCCGGTGGAGCTGCCGGAGCCCGACCCGCGCCGGGACGGCTCGGGGACGCCGCTGGCGAAGCAGGTGACGGCGGTGGCGGGCCCGGTGTAG
- a CDS encoding pitrilysin family protein: MGQTATPQANSGGLTLEEHRLDNGLRVILSEDHLTPVASVCIWYDVGSRHEVAGRTGLAHLFEHLMFQGSAQVSGNGHFELVQGAGGSLNGTTSFERTNYFETMPAHQLELALWLEADRMGSLLVALTQESLDNQRDVVKNERRQRYDNVPYGTAFEKLAAMTYPEGHPYHHTPIGSMADLDATSLADCQEFFRTYYAPGNAVLSVVGDIDPAQTLAWVEQYFGSIPAHDGKQPPRDGSLPDTLGGAQRVPLAEEVPSRALMASYRLPEDGTREADAADLALTVLGGGESSRLYNRLVRRDRLAVAAGFGMLRLAGAPSLGWLDVKASGGVEVPAIETAVDEELARFAEQGPTPEEMERAQAQLEREWLDRLATVGGRADEFCRYAVLFGDPKLALGAVERILGVTAEEVQAVAKARLIPENRAALVYEPTAPAADENAGAAGAEEDEVQA, from the coding sequence ATGGGTCAGACGGCCACCCCGCAGGCCAACTCAGGCGGACTGACACTGGAAGAACACCGCTTGGACAACGGGCTGCGGGTCATCCTCTCCGAGGACCATCTCACGCCCGTCGCCTCGGTGTGCATCTGGTACGACGTGGGCTCGCGCCACGAGGTGGCCGGACGCACCGGCCTCGCCCACCTCTTCGAGCACCTGATGTTCCAGGGCTCGGCACAGGTCTCCGGCAACGGGCACTTCGAACTGGTGCAGGGGGCCGGCGGCTCGCTCAACGGCACCACCAGCTTCGAGCGCACCAACTACTTCGAGACCATGCCGGCCCACCAGCTCGAACTGGCGCTGTGGCTGGAGGCCGACCGGATGGGCTCGCTGCTCGTCGCGCTCACCCAGGAGAGCCTGGACAACCAGCGCGACGTGGTGAAGAACGAGCGCCGGCAGCGGTACGACAACGTGCCCTACGGCACGGCGTTCGAGAAGCTCGCCGCGATGACGTACCCCGAAGGGCACCCCTACCACCACACCCCGATCGGCTCCATGGCCGACCTGGACGCGACCTCGCTCGCGGACTGCCAGGAGTTCTTCCGCACGTACTACGCGCCGGGCAACGCGGTGCTCTCCGTCGTCGGCGACATCGACCCGGCGCAGACGCTGGCCTGGGTGGAGCAGTACTTCGGCTCCATCCCCGCGCACGACGGCAAGCAGCCCCCGCGCGACGGCTCGCTGCCCGACACCCTCGGCGGCGCGCAGCGCGTGCCGCTCGCGGAAGAGGTGCCGTCGCGGGCGCTGATGGCCTCGTACCGGCTGCCCGAGGACGGCACGCGCGAGGCCGACGCCGCGGACCTGGCCCTGACCGTGCTCGGCGGCGGCGAGTCCTCCCGGCTCTACAACCGCCTGGTGCGCCGTGACCGGCTCGCCGTCGCGGCCGGGTTCGGGATGCTGCGGCTCGCCGGCGCGCCGTCGCTCGGCTGGCTGGACGTCAAGGCGTCCGGCGGCGTCGAGGTGCCCGCCATCGAGACCGCCGTCGACGAGGAGCTGGCGCGCTTCGCGGAACAGGGGCCGACGCCCGAGGAGATGGAGCGGGCGCAGGCGCAACTGGAGCGCGAGTGGCTGGACCGGCTCGCGACCGTCGGCGGCCGGGCGGACGAGTTCTGCCGCTACGCCGTGCTCTTCGGCGACCCGAAGCTCGCGCTCGGCGCGGTCGAACGGATCCTCGGCGTGACCGCCGAGGAGGTGCAGGCCGTCGCCAAGGCGCGGCTCATCCCGGAGAACCGCGCGGCCCTCGTGTACGAGCCCACCGCCCCCGCCGCCGACGAGAACGCCGGCGCCGCGGGCGCCGAGGAAGACGAGGTTCAGGCGTGA